From the genome of Ornithobacterium rhinotracheale, one region includes:
- a CDS encoding TonB-dependent receptor produces the protein MFIRKNILNSTNETQNYNNMRSKILWTSLCLFMFISYATAQITGKVQDEYGPVQGALVSVMGADDTVETGDEGQFSIPGKVGDRLRVINPITLNEKFFDVKKLNMGVIKLSEKEINLEVVVGFGTQKKENLTGAVSTVDAKALEDRPVSNVVQALQGAVTGMNFSINNAGGELGNSPSFNIRGVGSIGNTSSAPLVLIDGMPGNFAMLNPQDIESISVLKDAAASSIYGSRAAFGVILVKTKSAKQGKITVTFNTNYRLSSPLLVPDMLDSETFATYWNEAGANSGTGVKFKPEILEKIKKYKRGELPANEATEWNPDRSEWFKYTGSWANVNWFKEFYREWTPATESNISVSGGTEKFSFYLSGNWLNQEGLMRYNNDTYDRKGFVGKFSAEIAPWLRVNYKSDFTRIDNESALYQDPLFFHNIARRWPTLPVYDPNGHYINGNEIAHLLAGRSKNQTDQLQQQLGFLLTPLKGWNTHIDLNYKLTNDLWEGYALPVVWYDNMNKEQYASLGVRGYNAPGETGIGRSTGKSQYINPNIYSDYSFTLNKVHNFKAMAGFQSELMKYLGFSASRKEFYTTDVISINTTFGDKPQVGDILYSWATAGFFGRLNYDLDGRYLVEVNLRYDGSSRYKRDLRWNFYTSASLGWNVAREPFWEKLGGFASKISTFKPRFSYGQLGNQNLRDNYYPYYSLLPVGASNGNWLLNGERPNTAGVPGLISGLLSWEKVATTNYGLDINMFKNKFGLVFDYFVRKTKDMVGPGETMPATLGTAVPKYNNTDMESKGFELSLSWNDRLKNGFGYGAKLNLTDSKQIITNYPNDLYALNKYYNGEVLNNIWGYTTIGIAKTQAEMDEHLAKVDQNRLGSQWGAGDIMYADLNGDGKIDGGANTLKDHGDLSIIGNSTPRYNFGLNLYADYKGFDISIFLQGTAKRDLLVNSTYFKGANEGMWQSAAFKQHLDYFRPADTDSPFGPNVDAYYPRPLFQKGGKNFQNQTRWLQDASYMRIKNMQIGYTLPKHFSQKLGISRLRVYISGENIATFTKMSKIFDPETTGGGWGNGKLYPLSKVISTGINLTF, from the coding sequence TTGTTTATTCGTAAAAATATTTTAAATTCAACCAATGAAACACAAAATTATAACAACATGAGAAGTAAAATTTTATGGACAAGCTTATGCTTATTTATGTTCATAAGCTATGCGACTGCACAAATTACAGGAAAGGTTCAAGATGAATACGGACCTGTGCAGGGAGCTCTCGTATCTGTAATGGGAGCAGATGATACGGTAGAGACTGGTGATGAGGGGCAATTTTCGATTCCTGGTAAAGTAGGAGATCGTTTAAGAGTCATTAATCCCATTACTCTGAATGAGAAGTTTTTCGATGTTAAAAAACTAAACATGGGAGTGATTAAACTCTCAGAAAAAGAGATCAACCTTGAGGTTGTAGTAGGGTTCGGTACTCAGAAAAAAGAAAATTTGACAGGGGCAGTGTCTACTGTAGATGCAAAAGCATTAGAGGATAGACCTGTGAGTAATGTGGTTCAAGCATTGCAAGGAGCAGTGACTGGTATGAACTTTTCTATCAACAATGCAGGAGGTGAGTTGGGTAATTCTCCAAGTTTCAATATTCGAGGAGTGGGATCAATTGGTAATACAAGTTCAGCTCCATTGGTATTGATAGATGGTATGCCAGGAAACTTTGCTATGCTAAACCCTCAAGATATTGAAAGTATTTCAGTTTTAAAAGATGCGGCCGCGTCTTCAATTTATGGTTCAAGAGCAGCTTTTGGGGTTATTTTAGTGAAAACTAAATCAGCCAAACAAGGGAAAATAACAGTGACTTTTAATACTAATTACAGATTGAGTTCTCCTCTATTAGTTCCAGATATGTTAGATTCTGAAACCTTTGCAACCTATTGGAATGAGGCAGGAGCTAATTCTGGTACAGGTGTTAAGTTTAAACCAGAAATTTTAGAGAAGATTAAAAAATATAAAAGAGGAGAATTGCCAGCTAATGAAGCAACTGAATGGAATCCCGATCGTTCAGAGTGGTTTAAGTATACAGGAAGCTGGGCAAATGTAAATTGGTTTAAAGAATTTTATAGAGAGTGGACTCCTGCAACAGAAAGTAATATTAGCGTATCTGGGGGAACAGAGAAATTTAGTTTTTATTTATCTGGCAACTGGTTGAATCAAGAAGGATTGATGAGGTATAATAATGATACTTATGATAGAAAAGGTTTTGTAGGTAAATTCTCGGCAGAAATTGCTCCTTGGTTGCGAGTGAACTATAAGTCTGATTTTACTAGAATAGATAATGAGTCTGCTTTGTATCAAGACCCATTGTTCTTCCACAATATTGCTCGTAGATGGCCTACTCTTCCAGTGTATGATCCAAACGGGCATTATATAAATGGTAACGAAATTGCACACTTGTTAGCAGGCCGGTCTAAAAATCAAACGGATCAACTTCAACAACAATTAGGATTTTTATTAACTCCCCTAAAAGGCTGGAATACGCATATAGATTTAAACTATAAATTGACAAATGATTTATGGGAAGGCTATGCGTTGCCAGTAGTTTGGTACGATAATATGAATAAAGAGCAATACGCGTCACTTGGAGTTCGTGGTTATAATGCTCCGGGGGAAACAGGTATTGGAAGAAGCACTGGTAAATCGCAATATATCAACCCAAACATTTACTCAGATTATAGCTTTACTTTAAACAAAGTCCACAACTTTAAGGCTATGGCTGGTTTCCAATCTGAATTAATGAAATATTTGGGATTCTCAGCAAGTAGAAAAGAATTCTACACTACCGATGTGATTTCAATTAATACAACTTTTGGGGATAAACCACAGGTAGGGGATATACTGTATTCTTGGGCTACCGCAGGGTTCTTTGGTCGTTTAAACTATGATTTAGATGGTCGTTATTTAGTAGAGGTGAACTTGAGATATGATGGAAGTAGCCGCTACAAAAGAGATTTAAGATGGAATTTCTATACCTCAGCATCGTTAGGATGGAACGTTGCTCGTGAGCCATTCTGGGAAAAATTAGGAGGATTTGCTTCTAAAATCTCAACATTTAAACCAAGATTCTCTTATGGTCAGTTAGGAAACCAAAACTTGAGAGACAACTATTATCCATACTATAGTTTACTTCCTGTAGGAGCTTCAAATGGAAATTGGTTGTTAAATGGAGAAAGACCAAATACCGCAGGTGTGCCGGGACTAATCAGTGGATTGCTGTCTTGGGAAAAGGTAGCAACAACAAACTATGGTTTGGATATAAATATGTTTAAAAATAAATTTGGTTTAGTGTTCGATTATTTCGTGAGAAAAACCAAAGATATGGTGGGCCCTGGAGAAACAATGCCAGCTACATTAGGAACCGCTGTGCCTAAATACAATAATACAGATATGGAATCTAAAGGTTTCGAGTTAAGCCTTTCTTGGAATGATCGCTTAAAAAATGGATTTGGTTATGGGGCTAAGCTTAACTTAACTGATAGTAAGCAGATAATAACTAACTATCCAAATGATTTATATGCGTTGAATAAATACTATAATGGGGAGGTGTTGAATAATATCTGGGGATATACCACAATTGGTATCGCTAAAACGCAAGCGGAAATGGACGAACATTTAGCTAAAGTAGATCAAAACAGATTAGGTAGTCAATGGGGTGCTGGAGATATCATGTATGCAGATTTGAACGGAGATGGTAAAATTGATGGAGGGGCAAATACTTTAAAAGATCACGGAGACTTAAGTATCATAGGAAACTCCACTCCTAGATATAATTTTGGATTGAATCTTTACGCAGATTATAAAGGTTTTGATATTAGTATATTCTTACAAGGCACAGCAAAAAGAGATTTGTTGGTTAATTCAACATATTTTAAGGGGGCGAACGAAGGGATGTGGCAGTCAGCAGCATTTAAACAACACTTAGATTATTTCCGTCCAGCCGATACAGACAGTCCATTTGGTCCAAATGTAGATGCTTACTACCCTAGACCATTATTTCAAAAAGGTGGCAAAAACTTCCAAAATCAGACAAGATGGTTGCAAGATGCTTCCTATATGAGAATCAAAAATATGCAGATAGGTTATACTTTGCCTAAACATTTTTCTCAAAAACTAGGAATCAGTAGACTTAGAGTTTACATTTCAGGAGAAAACATCGCTACTTTCACCAAAATGTCTAAAATATTCGATCCAGAAACCACTGGTGGTGGATGGGGAAATGGTAAGTTATATCCTTTGTCAAAAGTAATTTCAACAGGTATTAATTTAACTTTTTAA